The following coding sequences are from one Leptospira mayottensis 200901116 window:
- the rplO gene encoding 50S ribosomal protein L15 translates to MKKERLEQAAAFGKERAKKKKNTDTTSNLIPVPKGAKKEKKRVGRGPGSKVGKTAGRGSKGQYARNTVRRGFEGGQMPIHRRLPKRGFTAKFHKEFYPVNLRDIEKSGLTGNIDAKIMVQSKILDKETTLFKILGTGEIKKAIHVIADGFSQSAKEKIEKAGGSIKLRAEIELAASETKK, encoded by the coding sequence ATGAAAAAAGAAAGACTCGAGCAAGCTGCAGCGTTCGGTAAAGAACGCGCAAAAAAGAAGAAAAACACCGACACTACTTCCAACCTGATTCCCGTTCCTAAGGGAGCCAAAAAAGAGAAGAAGAGAGTGGGACGCGGTCCGGGCTCTAAAGTCGGTAAAACCGCCGGTCGCGGATCCAAAGGACAGTATGCAAGAAATACGGTTCGTCGCGGATTCGAAGGTGGTCAGATGCCGATCCACAGAAGACTCCCTAAGCGCGGTTTTACAGCCAAGTTTCACAAGGAATTCTACCCTGTGAACCTAAGAGACATCGAGAAATCAGGTTTGACCGGAAACATAGATGCAAAAATTATGGTTCAATCCAAGATTCTTGATAAAGAAACGACTCTTTTTAAGATTTTGGGGACTGGAGAAATCAAAAAAGCGATTCATGTGATCGCCGACGGATTCTCTCAATCGGCTAAAGAAAAAATCGAGAAAGCTGGCGGATCTATCAAATTACGCGCAGAAATCGAATTAGCCGCGTCCGAAACGAAAAAATAA
- the rpmD gene encoding 50S ribosomal protein L30, with the protein MENIIVTQVKSSIGVKKEHRLTLHALGLKRTGQQRKHKVSPELQGMLDSVRHLIKVEKA; encoded by the coding sequence ATGGAAAACATCATCGTAACCCAAGTAAAAAGCAGCATCGGAGTCAAGAAGGAACACAGACTGACTCTGCACGCACTCGGGCTTAAAAGAACCGGCCAACAGAGAAAACACAAAGTTTCTCCGGAGCTCCAAGGGATGCTCGATTCAGTAAGACATCTCATCAAGGTTGAGAAGGCTTAA
- the rpsE gene encoding 30S ribosomal protein S5, protein MAYQDEESKEYSEKVVKIDRVAKVVKGGRRFSFNALSVVGDQKGKVGIGFGKANEVPDAIRKSIEAAKKHLVKINFKGHTIPHEVVGKFKSARVILKPSTAGTGIIAGASVRSIVEKAGIQDVLTKSWGSSNPVNIVKATLDALEQLETPILAARKRGISLDRLFGKD, encoded by the coding sequence ATGGCATATCAAGACGAAGAATCGAAAGAATATTCTGAGAAGGTCGTAAAGATCGACCGCGTAGCGAAGGTGGTAAAAGGGGGACGTAGATTCTCCTTCAACGCACTCAGCGTGGTTGGCGATCAAAAAGGAAAGGTCGGAATCGGGTTTGGAAAAGCGAATGAGGTTCCCGATGCGATCCGTAAATCGATCGAAGCCGCAAAAAAACATCTCGTAAAAATCAATTTCAAAGGTCATACGATTCCTCACGAAGTGGTTGGAAAGTTCAAATCGGCAAGAGTGATTTTAAAGCCGAGTACTGCGGGAACCGGAATCATCGCGGGAGCATCCGTCCGTTCCATCGTGGAAAAAGCGGGAATCCAAGATGTTCTTACCAAGTCTTGGGGTTCTTCCAATCCGGTGAACATTGTTAAGGCGACCCTCGACGCACTTGAGCAATTGGAAACTCCGATTCTCGCTGCGCGTAAAAGAGGAATCAGTCTCGACAGACTTTTCGGAAAAGACTAA
- the rplR gene encoding 50S ribosomal protein L18, with amino-acid sequence MIDKLKKSVSKIKRAERSRFKLKKSGSRLRLVFNKSNKYLSCQIIDDIQGVTLAYATTSEKTFTGEGKSKKDKGAAKVLGKLIAERGSQKGVKQVMLDRSGMIFHGRIAAFAEGAREAGLEF; translated from the coding sequence ATGATTGATAAACTGAAAAAAAGTGTTTCTAAAATCAAAAGAGCGGAACGTTCCAGATTTAAACTCAAAAAATCCGGAAGCCGTCTTCGTTTAGTTTTCAATAAATCGAACAAATATCTGAGCTGTCAGATCATTGACGATATTCAAGGTGTGACTCTTGCTTACGCGACCACGTCCGAAAAAACTTTTACCGGAGAAGGGAAAAGCAAAAAGGACAAGGGAGCCGCGAAGGTTCTCGGAAAGTTGATCGCTGAGAGAGGATCCCAAAAGGGAGTGAAACAAGTCATGCTGGACCGTTCCGGAATGATCTTTCACGGAAGAATCGCAGCTTTCGCAGAAGGTGCGAGAGAAGCAGGACTGGAGTTCTAA
- the rplF gene encoding 50S ribosomal protein L6, with amino-acid sequence MSRIGKAEIKLPDKVEVKQENAKIKIKGPLGELSTPIFEGLSVKNENGIVKLERSSEDQKVVALHGLTRALLMNCVKGVSQGWEKNLEINGVGYRAQKRGEDLVMSLGYSHEVVYKAPKGIKIDVLEQLKIKVTGIDKQLVGQVAADIRSKRPPEPYKGKGIKYAEEFIKKKAGKTGKK; translated from the coding sequence ATGTCCAGAATTGGTAAGGCAGAGATCAAGCTTCCAGACAAAGTCGAAGTGAAGCAAGAAAATGCAAAAATTAAAATAAAAGGTCCTCTGGGAGAACTTTCCACTCCGATCTTCGAAGGTCTTTCCGTAAAAAACGAAAACGGAATCGTTAAATTGGAAAGAAGCTCCGAAGACCAAAAAGTCGTGGCTCTTCACGGATTAACCAGAGCCCTTCTGATGAACTGCGTCAAAGGTGTAAGTCAAGGTTGGGAAAAAAATCTTGAGATCAATGGAGTCGGTTACAGAGCGCAGAAAAGAGGAGAAGACTTGGTGATGAGCCTTGGGTATTCTCACGAAGTAGTTTATAAAGCTCCAAAAGGCATTAAGATCGATGTTCTTGAGCAGCTGAAGATCAAGGTTACCGGAATCGACAAACAACTTGTAGGACAAGTTGCGGCGGATATCCGTTCCAAAAGACCTCCCGAGCCTTACAAGGGAAAGGGAATCAAATACGCTGAAGAGTTCATCAAGAAAAAGGCCGGAAAAACAGGTAAGAAGTAA
- the rpsH gene encoding 30S ribosomal protein S8, with product MSMSDPIGDMLTRIRNAGRAKHETCLVPGSKIKKSILDLMKEEGFIRDYESVKVNETFEDYKVFLKYDQTKRPIIRELVRVSTPGRRVYIKSAEIRPYKNNIGTLIVSTSKGIMTGKNARKLKLGGEVILKMS from the coding sequence ATGAGTATGTCAGATCCAATCGGAGATATGCTGACCCGCATCAGAAATGCAGGGAGAGCGAAACATGAGACTTGCCTGGTTCCAGGAAGCAAGATCAAGAAATCCATTCTCGATCTTATGAAAGAAGAAGGATTTATCAGAGACTACGAGTCCGTGAAAGTGAACGAAACTTTCGAAGATTATAAGGTTTTTCTAAAGTATGATCAGACCAAACGTCCGATCATACGCGAGCTCGTAAGAGTTTCGACTCCTGGAAGACGCGTGTATATCAAAAGTGCGGAAATTCGTCCGTATAAAAACAATATCGGAACTTTGATCGTTTCGACTTCGAAAGGAATCATGACCGGTAAAAACGCCCGCAAACTCAAATTGGGAGGTGAAGTAATCTTGAAGATGTCCTAA
- a CDS encoding type Z 30S ribosomal protein S14 produces MAKTSITVRHQRKKKFEVREYNRCPICGRSRGYLRRFDMCRICFRKLASGAQIPGVVKSSW; encoded by the coding sequence ATGGCTAAAACTTCTATAACCGTAAGACACCAGAGAAAGAAAAAGTTCGAGGTAAGAGAGTACAACCGCTGCCCGATCTGCGGAAGATCGCGCGGATACCTCAGAAGATTCGATATGTGCAGAATTTGCTTCCGGAAGCTTGCGAGCGGCGCTCAGATTCCCGGCGTAGTAAAATCATCCTGGTGA
- the rplE gene encoding 50S ribosomal protein L5, with amino-acid sequence MAARLRTKYKKEIVPELNKKFKFESIMQVPRLEKIVLNVGMGEAHTNPKALEAAVEELALITGQRPVKTKAKKSIAGFKIREGMSLGCMVTLRGDYMYEFLDRLVNVALPRVRDFKGVNEKGFDGRGNYNMSIKEQIIFPEIKVDKINTLYGINMTFVTNSKSNEEAFSLLAAFGMPYRNQK; translated from the coding sequence ATGGCAGCTAGACTCAGAACAAAGTATAAAAAAGAAATCGTTCCCGAATTGAACAAGAAGTTCAAATTCGAATCCATTATGCAGGTTCCACGTTTGGAAAAAATCGTCCTGAACGTGGGTATGGGCGAAGCTCATACAAACCCAAAGGCTCTCGAAGCTGCGGTGGAAGAATTAGCGCTGATTACCGGACAAAGACCGGTTAAAACAAAAGCAAAAAAATCCATCGCGGGATTCAAAATCCGCGAAGGGATGAGCCTTGGTTGTATGGTGACTCTGCGCGGGGATTACATGTATGAGTTCCTGGACAGATTGGTAAACGTGGCTCTCCCCCGGGTTCGCGACTTCAAAGGAGTCAACGAGAAAGGTTTTGACGGTCGCGGAAACTACAATATGAGCATTAAAGAACAGATCATTTTTCCGGAGATCAAGGTTGATAAGATCAACACTCTCTACGGAATCAATATGACTTTTGTAACCAATTCAAAATCGAACGAGGAAGCTTTCAGCCTTCTTGCAGCTTTTGGAATGCCTTACAGGAACCAGAAATAA
- the rplX gene encoding 50S ribosomal protein L24 — protein sequence MAKLTYRGSEYTKFKKFRFKKNDEVICIAGKEKGKKGKVLSIDKKRDRVIVEGLNKRKRFMRPTQENPQGGVIEVEAAIHISNVMFYDSKKKAGVRVGFETIKGKKVRVSRPDKKEL from the coding sequence ATGGCTAAGTTGACTTATCGTGGTTCCGAATACACGAAATTCAAAAAGTTCCGCTTCAAGAAAAACGACGAAGTCATCTGCATCGCCGGAAAAGAGAAGGGAAAAAAAGGAAAGGTTCTCTCCATTGATAAAAAAAGAGACCGAGTAATCGTAGAAGGACTCAATAAAAGAAAACGTTTTATGAGACCTACTCAAGAGAATCCTCAAGGTGGAGTGATCGAAGTGGAAGCTGCGATCCATATCTCCAACGTGATGTTTTACGATTCCAAGAAAAAAGCGGGAGTTCGCGTAGGATTCGAGACTATCAAAGGGAAAAAGGTCCGTGTAAGCAGACCGGATAAAAAAGAGTTATAA
- the rplN gene encoding 50S ribosomal protein L14, which produces MIQQETWLQVADNSGIKKVMCIKVLGGSKKRYASVGDEIIVAVKDAQPAFGLKDSTGKKVHNKAVQRAVVVRTTKEIRRPDGSYIRFDDNACAIIDDKGNPKGTRIFGPVARELRDKKYTKIISLAPEVL; this is translated from the coding sequence ATGATTCAGCAAGAAACTTGGTTACAAGTCGCGGACAATTCCGGAATCAAAAAGGTAATGTGTATTAAGGTTCTGGGTGGATCTAAGAAAAGATATGCTTCCGTCGGCGACGAGATCATTGTCGCGGTAAAAGACGCTCAGCCTGCTTTCGGTCTGAAAGATTCCACCGGTAAAAAGGTTCATAACAAAGCGGTTCAAAGAGCCGTTGTCGTAAGGACCACCAAAGAAATCAGAAGACCCGATGGATCTTACATCCGTTTCGACGACAACGCTTGTGCGATCATCGATGACAAGGGAAATCCAAAGGGAACCAGGATCTTCGGACCTGTTGCCCGCGAACTCAGAGATAAAAAATACACTAAGATTATCTCTCTGGCTCCGGAGGTATTATAA
- the rpsQ gene encoding 30S ribosomal protein S17: protein MTAGKQHINKSLLYEGRVVSNSMNKTVVIVVETRKTHPKFKKIVRRSVKIKVHDEKNECTIGDKILAIETRPLSREKRHRLYKIVEKAK from the coding sequence ATGACAGCCGGGAAACAACATATCAACAAATCGCTTCTTTATGAAGGAAGAGTAGTAAGCAACTCGATGAACAAAACCGTCGTGATCGTTGTGGAAACGAGAAAGACTCATCCTAAATTCAAGAAGATCGTTAGAAGATCTGTAAAAATCAAAGTTCATGACGAGAAAAATGAATGCACGATCGGGGACAAAATCCTCGCGATTGAAACTCGTCCCTTGTCTAGAGAAAAAAGACATAGACTGTATAAAATCGTAGAGAAGGCGAAGTGA
- the rpmC gene encoding 50S ribosomal protein L29, whose amino-acid sequence MKKIKLQELKDSEILEQLEEARKVLRTSRFQYGVARSLENPKVIHNTKKKIAKLLTIQRERQLKANPGERKSRVLSRAKRKKKNLARLGAKVKG is encoded by the coding sequence ATGAAAAAGATCAAATTGCAAGAACTGAAAGACAGCGAAATCCTCGAACAACTTGAGGAAGCGAGAAAGGTTCTTAGGACGTCTCGTTTCCAATACGGAGTAGCTCGTTCTTTGGAAAACCCTAAGGTGATCCATAATACGAAAAAGAAAATTGCTAAACTTCTGACCATTCAGAGAGAAAGACAATTGAAGGCCAATCCGGGAGAAAGAAAGTCTAGAGTTCTTTCGCGGGCCAAAAGAAAGAAAAAAAACCTCGCAAGACTAGGCGCGAAGGTTAAGGGCTAG
- the rplP gene encoding 50S ribosomal protein L16 — MLSPKRVKFRKRQRGRLKGTDERGSLVSFGEFGLKAVTSGRLTARQIEAARITINRQVKRGGKLWIRIFPHTPITKKPAETRMGKGKGNPEFWIAEIRPGRILFEMSGIDEETAKKALSLASYKLPIHTEFVKRSAL; from the coding sequence ATGTTATCACCTAAACGTGTAAAGTTCAGAAAAAGACAAAGAGGAAGACTCAAGGGAACTGACGAAAGAGGTTCCTTGGTTTCCTTCGGAGAATTCGGTTTAAAAGCCGTTACTTCCGGAAGATTGACCGCTAGACAGATCGAAGCCGCAAGGATTACTATCAACCGCCAAGTAAAAAGAGGCGGGAAACTCTGGATCAGGATTTTTCCTCACACTCCGATCACTAAAAAACCCGCCGAAACTCGGATGGGTAAGGGAAAGGGGAATCCTGAGTTTTGGATTGCTGAGATCCGTCCCGGAAGAATTCTTTTTGAGATGAGCGGTATCGACGAAGAAACCGCAAAGAAAGCCTTAAGCTTGGCTTCTTATAAATTACCGATTCATACCGAATTCGTAAAAAGGTCTGCTCTATGA
- the rpsC gene encoding 30S ribosomal protein S3, with product MGQKVNPIGLRIGITRGWDSIWFSQSDYKKNLHEDIKIRKFIQGRFHNAGIVKVVIERFPEKINVNLHTAKPGIVIGQKGSNIEAVKKILKTMTEKPVNLNIIEVKKPETIAQCIAESIALQIEQRQPFRRVMKQELRRAMRGGVEGIKILISGRLNGADMARRENYKEGRIPLHTLRAKIDLGFKEAKTTFGQIGVKVWTYSGDFIQSKEESEEDKYAVKRRTS from the coding sequence ATGGGACAGAAAGTAAATCCAATCGGTTTAAGAATCGGGATCACAAGAGGATGGGACTCCATTTGGTTTTCCCAGTCTGACTATAAAAAGAATCTTCATGAAGACATTAAGATCCGTAAGTTCATCCAAGGCCGTTTTCACAACGCCGGAATCGTAAAAGTGGTCATCGAAAGATTTCCTGAAAAGATCAACGTAAATCTTCACACCGCGAAGCCGGGGATCGTAATTGGTCAGAAAGGTTCCAACATCGAAGCTGTGAAAAAAATTCTCAAAACGATGACCGAAAAACCGGTGAACCTGAACATCATCGAAGTAAAAAAACCGGAAACCATAGCTCAATGTATCGCGGAATCCATCGCTCTTCAGATCGAACAAAGACAACCTTTCCGGAGAGTTATGAAACAGGAACTTCGCCGCGCCATGAGAGGCGGAGTGGAAGGAATTAAGATCTTAATCTCCGGTCGTTTGAACGGAGCAGACATGGCGAGAAGAGAGAACTATAAGGAAGGAAGAATTCCTTTGCATACTCTTCGCGCAAAGATCGATCTCGGATTTAAAGAAGCAAAAACCACTTTCGGACAAATCGGCGTTAAGGTTTGGACCTACAGCGGCGATTTCATCCAAAGCAAAGAAGAATCTGAAGAAGATAAATACGCAGTTAAGAGAAGAACCAGCTAA
- the rplV gene encoding 50S ribosomal protein L22: protein MEAKAVARFVRMSPRKVRLVADEIRGYAVGEALDILKFTNKRAIEPLTKVILSASANASVLNDKVDSTQLFIKKIYVDEGPIMKRFRPRARGRAARIRKRLSHITVVLSD from the coding sequence ATGGAAGCCAAAGCAGTTGCCCGTTTCGTAAGAATGTCTCCGAGAAAAGTCCGCCTCGTTGCGGATGAAATTCGCGGATACGCAGTGGGCGAAGCCCTCGATATTCTAAAATTCACCAATAAAAGAGCGATCGAACCTTTGACAAAAGTGATTCTTTCCGCATCCGCAAACGCGAGCGTTTTGAACGACAAGGTTGATTCTACTCAACTTTTTATCAAAAAGATCTACGTGGACGAAGGGCCGATCATGAAACGCTTCCGTCCTCGTGCAAGAGGCCGCGCGGCAAGAATTAGAAAAAGACTGAGCCACATTACAGTGGTTCTGTCGGATTAA
- the rpsS gene encoding 30S ribosomal protein S19 — protein MARSVKKGPFIDDHLMKKITKLNSENQKKPFKTWSRRSTIFPDMVGHTVMVHNGKQFTPVYINENMIGHKLGEFSPTRTFRGHVAGDKKAGKK, from the coding sequence ATGGCAAGAAGCGTTAAAAAAGGCCCATTCATCGATGATCATCTCATGAAGAAGATCACGAAGCTGAACTCTGAAAACCAAAAGAAACCTTTTAAGACCTGGTCCAGAAGAAGTACAATCTTCCCGGATATGGTGGGACACACCGTGATGGTGCATAACGGGAAACAATTTACTCCTGTGTATATCAACGAGAACATGATCGGTCATAAACTCGGAGAATTCTCTCCTACAAGAACCTTTCGCGGACACGTTGCCGGAGATAAAAAGGCGGGCAAAAAGTAA
- the rplB gene encoding 50S ribosomal protein L2 translates to MGIKKFKPVTSASRYKSVLDFKEITETEPYKPLTLTLNYKAGRGDGGKISVRHKGGRVKRKYRIIDFKRRKTDVQAVIKTLEYDPNRSAFISLICYKDGEYAYILAPDGIKVGDTVQSGAGSEIKIGNAMPIGKIPPGTNVHNVELQIGRGGQIARTAGSFGTIAGRDGEYILLKLPSTEVRKVHENCYATVGICSNKDHNLVSIGKAGRSRWLGKRPTVRGVVMNPVDHPHGGGEGRTSGGRHPVSPWGQPTKGYKTRRSARPSDKFIVQKRKRNRNR, encoded by the coding sequence ATGGGAATCAAAAAGTTTAAACCCGTAACTTCCGCAAGCCGTTATAAATCCGTTCTGGATTTCAAAGAAATCACGGAAACAGAACCGTATAAACCTTTGACTCTTACCCTGAACTACAAAGCGGGAAGAGGAGACGGCGGAAAAATTTCCGTTCGTCACAAAGGCGGTCGCGTAAAAAGAAAATATCGTATCATCGACTTCAAACGCAGAAAGACCGATGTTCAGGCAGTCATTAAGACCCTGGAATACGATCCGAACCGTTCCGCATTCATCTCTTTGATCTGTTACAAGGATGGAGAATATGCATACATTCTCGCTCCGGACGGAATCAAAGTAGGCGATACGGTTCAGTCTGGCGCGGGTTCCGAAATTAAAATCGGAAACGCGATGCCGATCGGAAAAATTCCACCGGGCACAAACGTGCATAACGTGGAACTTCAAATCGGAAGAGGCGGACAAATCGCGAGAACCGCGGGTTCTTTCGGAACGATCGCGGGTCGCGACGGAGAATACATTCTTCTGAAACTTCCTTCAACCGAAGTTCGCAAGGTTCACGAGAATTGTTATGCGACTGTCGGAATCTGCAGTAATAAAGATCACAACCTGGTATCCATCGGAAAAGCGGGAAGATCCCGTTGGCTCGGAAAGCGTCCGACCGTTCGCGGGGTCGTAATGAACCCTGTCGATCACCCACATGGTGGTGGGGAAGGACGTACTTCTGGAGGTCGTCACCCGGTTTCTCCTTGGGGACAACCGACCAAAGGTTATAAAACCAGAAGATCTGCCCGTCCGAGCGATAAGTTTATCGTTCAGAAGAGAAAACGGAATAGGAACAGGTAA
- a CDS encoding 50S ribosomal protein L23, which yields MNLQDVILTPVVTEKSQELETIGANSKKGTRMVKYTVKVHVDANKTLIKEAFTKIFKITPSSVNVQVYRGKIKRFRNMPAPRPHWKKAVVTFRDGASIDFAKEA from the coding sequence ATGAATCTCCAAGACGTAATTCTTACACCCGTAGTCACTGAAAAATCCCAAGAACTCGAAACGATCGGAGCGAACAGCAAAAAAGGAACCAGAATGGTAAAATACACCGTAAAAGTTCATGTTGATGCCAACAAAACTCTCATCAAAGAAGCGTTCACAAAGATTTTCAAAATAACTCCTTCTTCCGTGAACGTTCAGGTTTACAGAGGAAAAATCAAACGTTTCAGAAACATGCCGGCTCCCCGTCCACACTGGAAAAAAGCGGTAGTGACTTTCCGTGACGGCGCAAGCATTGATTTCGCAAAGGAAGCATAA
- the rplD gene encoding 50S ribosomal protein L4, whose translation MKAQKYSKEGKLISEIELPSALFESKLSVASIYEAIKAENANMRSGNHATKTRSEVRGGGKKPWAQKGTGRARQGSTRAPHWVGGGTVHGPQTRDYSYKVSSKLKHRAVLSILNKKAQASAVKVIEDLDPKEYSTKSFDSIFKNMNLRNTGVVGLLVQGESDFVKKSVRNIPTVKYINSKRISCRDILYNRNLVITEAALNEMLTQYGAQK comes from the coding sequence ATGAAAGCACAGAAGTATTCTAAAGAAGGAAAGCTGATTTCAGAGATCGAACTTCCTTCCGCACTCTTTGAAAGCAAGCTGAGTGTCGCTTCCATTTACGAAGCGATCAAAGCCGAGAATGCAAATATGCGTTCCGGAAACCACGCGACTAAAACCAGATCGGAAGTTCGCGGTGGCGGAAAAAAGCCTTGGGCTCAAAAAGGAACTGGACGCGCTAGACAAGGTTCCACTCGCGCCCCTCATTGGGTCGGCGGGGGAACGGTTCACGGTCCACAAACAAGAGATTATTCTTACAAGGTATCTTCCAAACTCAAACACAGAGCCGTGCTTTCGATTCTAAATAAAAAAGCACAAGCATCCGCTGTAAAAGTGATCGAGGATCTCGATCCGAAAGAATACAGCACTAAGTCCTTTGATTCTATATTCAAAAATATGAATCTTAGAAATACTGGGGTGGTCGGTCTTTTGGTTCAAGGTGAGAGCGATTTCGTGAAAAAATCGGTTCGTAACATCCCGACCGTAAAATATATCAATTCTAAAAGAATTTCCTGTAGAGACATTCTGTATAATCGCAATTTGGTGATCACGGAAGCCGCTCTGAACGAAATGTTGACTCAGTATGGAGCACAGAAATGA
- the rplC gene encoding 50S ribosomal protein L3: MAKGLIGKKVGMSQIFDEQGNIIPVTVLEVGPCAVSQVKSVENDGYEAIQLAFQDIKEVQISKAEKNHLAKASLGPKKVLREFRSFGDSPAAGAVLKIQDVFAVSDVVKVTGVSKGRGFQGVVKRHGHAGGPGGHGSRFHRHPGSMGANSTPSRVFKGVKLPGRTGSQQTTVRNLKVVRINEEKNLVFVSGAVPGTTNTVITIEKI, from the coding sequence ATGGCAAAGGGATTAATCGGCAAAAAAGTTGGAATGTCTCAGATCTTCGACGAACAGGGGAATATCATCCCTGTGACTGTATTGGAAGTCGGTCCCTGTGCCGTTTCCCAAGTCAAGTCTGTGGAAAATGACGGATACGAAGCGATTCAATTAGCATTCCAAGACATTAAAGAAGTTCAAATCTCAAAAGCGGAAAAGAACCATCTCGCAAAAGCGAGTCTTGGTCCTAAGAAAGTTTTGAGAGAATTCCGTAGTTTCGGAGATTCTCCTGCTGCAGGGGCAGTTCTGAAAATTCAGGATGTCTTCGCTGTTTCCGACGTGGTAAAAGTTACCGGAGTCAGTAAGGGAAGAGGATTTCAAGGGGTTGTAAAACGTCACGGACACGCCGGTGGACCGGGTGGGCACGGGTCACGTTTTCACAGACATCCTGGATCTATGGGAGCGAACTCCACTCCTTCTCGGGTTTTTAAAGGCGTTAAGCTTCCCGGAAGAACAGGTTCCCAACAAACTACAGTCCGGAATTTGAAAGTAGTCCGGATCAATGAAGAAAAAAATCTTGTGTTCGTGAGCGGGGCGGTACCCGGCACTACAAACACAGTCATTACGATCGAAAAGATCTAA
- the rpsJ gene encoding 30S ribosomal protein S10 encodes MAGQKIRVKLKAFDHRLIDQSTYEIVATAKRTGATVSGPIPLPTKKEIYTVLRSPHVNKKSREQFELKTHKRLIDILDTNEDTVEALMKLQLPAGVSVDIKS; translated from the coding sequence ATGGCCGGACAAAAAATACGAGTTAAATTAAAAGCGTTCGACCATAGGTTGATTGATCAATCGACCTATGAGATCGTAGCAACTGCGAAAAGGACCGGGGCGACTGTTTCCGGTCCGATTCCTCTTCCTACTAAGAAAGAGATCTATACGGTTCTGCGTTCTCCGCACGTGAACAAAAAATCCAGAGAGCAGTTTGAATTAAAAACACACAAGCGGCTCATCGATATCCTGGATACGAATGAAGACACTGTAGAAGCGCTGATGAAACTTCAGCTTCCTGCAGGAGTATCCGTAGATATCAAGTCCTGA